Proteins encoded by one window of Planktothrix tepida PCC 9214:
- a CDS encoding S1 family peptidase, translated as MVDPSKISQKLKTLTGIGSCLITLPILIFSDVFLTSSTLEIRDHPSTLFSVKSNCWDISCQVCSPKELKIIAQSITVKILSGSAWGSGILVRKQGNFYTVLTNQHILTPSDPPYSIQTPDGQIYSSYPISNGKFSGQDLALLHFKSETRIYAIANLQLSPAIQPGDKVFGAGFPWLEVSNHPNAIEIKNHTQISKTQSELSLLSKPLPSKFSQLNEPEFLPKLGLHLTRGRVSLISEKAIQQGYTIGYTNPIQKGMSGGPLLNSQGKVIGINGMHAYPLWGDPYIYQDGSLPSPQLREKMVQLAFAIPIERVIASIPELNQSSVSVELFLSTSLLDQHFSVLIYPLNYPNFDNLKVNLTCNSF; from the coding sequence ATGGTTGATCCTTCTAAAATTTCTCAAAAACTTAAAACGCTAACAGGTATTGGCAGTTGTTTAATCACGCTACCAATACTTATTTTTTCTGATGTTTTTTTAACTTCTTCTACTTTAGAGATTCGAGATCATCCTTCAACTCTGTTTTCAGTGAAATCGAATTGTTGGGATATTTCTTGTCAAGTTTGTTCTCCTAAAGAACTCAAAATAATTGCTCAAAGCATTACCGTTAAAATTTTATCAGGTTCCGCTTGGGGGTCAGGTATTTTAGTCAGGAAACAGGGAAATTTTTATACGGTTCTAACCAATCAACATATTTTAACCCCCAGTGACCCCCCCTATTCAATTCAAACGCCTGATGGTCAGATTTATTCAAGTTATCCCATTTCTAATGGGAAGTTTTCTGGTCAGGATTTAGCCTTATTACACTTTAAAAGTGAAACTCGGATTTATGCGATCGCAAATTTACAACTCTCTCCTGCAATTCAACCGGGAGACAAGGTATTTGGTGCGGGTTTTCCCTGGTTAGAAGTATCTAATCATCCAAATGCTATAGAGATTAAAAATCATACCCAAATTTCAAAAACTCAGTCTGAATTATCACTATTATCAAAACCTTTACCTTCTAAATTTTCTCAACTCAATGAACCTGAATTTTTACCTAAATTAGGACTGCATTTAACACGAGGTCGGGTTTCTCTAATCTCAGAAAAAGCAATTCAACAAGGGTATACAATTGGTTATACGAATCCCATTCAAAAAGGCATGAGTGGGGGGCCCTTATTAAATTCCCAAGGTAAAGTAATTGGAATTAATGGAATGCACGCCTATCCCCTTTGGGGAGATCCTTACATTTATCAAGATGGTTCGTTACCGAGTCCCCAACTCCGCGAAAAAATGGTGCAATTAGCCTTTGCAATACCTATTGAAAGGGTTATCGCATCTATCCCCGAATTAAATCAGTCTTCGGTTTCAGTGGAATTATTTTTATCCACTTCTCTATTAGATCAACATTTTTCTGTATTGATTTATCCCTTAAATTATCCTAACTTTGATAATTTAAAAGTTAATCTTACTTGTAATAGTTTTTAA
- a CDS encoding type II secretion system F family protein has protein sequence MAGSVVRSQVRNRGFDFKRIEESISIALATITVKDLAIFARQFASMFNAGIAMARCLSVLSDQCSNAKLKNALTSIRADVEEGTELSVAMRKFPDIFDQLFISMVSAGETGGVLDEVLERLAVMMEKNHKTQAEIKSAMSYPKTVLFIAITIFFGMTTFLLPTFAKVFQDIGATLPMFTQIMLNISAFCRTWPPIPQAIVIGTLIGLLFAYKTAYKTPGGRMFFDKLFLKLPIFGNLIQISAVARFCTIFGSLTRSGVPIMNSLEIVEEVAGNAAIALCIRNARDSIQQGGLISLALQEGNVFPPLAIQMIAIGEESGELDKMLMKVGAFYETEVEEAVKGLTSMLEPLMIVMVAGIVGSILLSMYLPMFAVFEKLG, from the coding sequence ATGGCAGGGAGTGTAGTTCGCAGTCAAGTCAGAAACCGGGGTTTTGACTTCAAACGAATTGAAGAAAGTATTAGTATTGCTCTGGCAACGATTACCGTTAAAGACTTGGCGATTTTTGCGCGTCAGTTTGCGTCTATGTTTAACGCAGGGATTGCGATGGCGAGATGTTTGAGTGTCTTAAGTGATCAATGTAGTAATGCCAAGTTAAAAAATGCCTTAACTTCCATTCGGGCTGATGTGGAAGAAGGGACAGAACTTTCTGTAGCCATGAGGAAATTTCCTGATATTTTTGATCAGCTTTTTATTAGTATGGTGTCTGCTGGAGAAACTGGGGGGGTTTTAGATGAAGTCTTAGAACGGCTGGCGGTGATGATGGAAAAAAACCACAAAACCCAAGCTGAAATTAAGTCCGCTATGTCTTATCCCAAAACGGTGTTATTTATTGCCATTACTATCTTTTTTGGGATGACAACTTTTTTACTCCCCACCTTTGCTAAGGTGTTTCAGGATATTGGGGCAACACTGCCGATGTTTACCCAGATCATGCTCAATATTAGTGCCTTTTGTAGAACTTGGCCTCCGATTCCACAAGCTATTGTAATCGGGACGTTGATAGGGTTATTGTTTGCTTATAAAACCGCTTATAAAACCCCTGGGGGAAGAATGTTTTTTGATAAGTTATTTTTGAAGTTACCGATTTTTGGAAACCTAATTCAAATTTCGGCTGTGGCGCGGTTTTGTACAATTTTTGGAAGCTTAACCCGGTCTGGGGTTCCGATTATGAACTCCTTGGAAATTGTGGAAGAGGTGGCTGGAAATGCAGCGATTGCTTTATGTATTAGAAATGCCAGAGATTCTATTCAACAAGGCGGTTTAATTAGTTTAGCTTTACAAGAAGGCAATGTATTTCCTCCTTTGGCTATTCAAATGATTGCAATTGGAGAAGAATCAGGGGAACTCGACAAAATGTTAATGAAAGTTGGGGCGTTCTATGAAACGGAAGTGGAAGAAGCTGTAAAAGGACTTACCAGTATGTTAGAACCTCTGATGATTGTGATGGTGGCTGGAATTGTAGGTTCAATTTTGCTATCGATGTATTTACCCATGTTTGCCGTGTTTGAAAAACTTGGTTAA
- a CDS encoding helix-turn-helix domain-containing protein translates to MPPKAHLEPHLTLEDLKVRYRQARDTTEARRWHLLHLVAGGWTIKQAADIVGLNYDYAKEIIRRYNHEGPSSIKNRSRERQPPTAKSLLTSGQQQELMEALQGPAPDGGSWSGPKVAEWIAHKTGRDHVWPQRGWDYLKRLGVNWRKQTTLNDRD, encoded by the coding sequence ATGCCACCTAAAGCTCACTTAGAACCCCATCTGACGCTCGAAGACCTAAAAGTTCGTTATCGTCAAGCACGAGATACAACTGAGGCTCGTCGATGGCACCTGCTTCACCTTGTGGCGGGGGGTTGGACAATCAAACAAGCGGCGGATATTGTGGGGTTAAATTACGATTACGCCAAAGAAATTATCCGGCGCTACAACCATGAGGGGCCGAGTTCCATCAAGAACCGCAGCCGAGAACGCCAACCCCCAACGGCAAAATCTCTACTGACTTCAGGACAACAACAAGAATTGATGGAAGCGTTGCAAGGGCCCGCACCCGATGGAGGCTCTTGGTCAGGGCCAAAAGTAGCAGAATGGATTGCTCATAAAACAGGTCGTGATCACGTTTGGCCGCAAAGAGGTTGGGATTATCTCAAACGCTTAGGAGTGAATTGGAGGAAGCAAACCACCCTAAATGATCGGGACTAA
- a CDS encoding COP23 domain-containing protein encodes MKNLIFLKSLKMSAIAFNTFFVLTSASQGRELSPNSSCDFGNGNRCQQNQVEIPNYQYAERVRQQFYCGVSSDGIPTTFVKNSRGTFPVIRWVSRIFDDAGYVPETRCRQVSSKFQQFYERGLLNYVTTGRVNQQPVICVSNSQEGPCLGVLFTLKPEQNANRTLQQLFDLRANASAGPLEESKGRFYLDLNQYIEDKGSVSASDSVGLDEQP; translated from the coding sequence ATGAAAAACTTAATTTTTCTCAAAAGTTTAAAGATGAGCGCGATTGCCTTTAACACTTTTTTCGTGTTAACTTCTGCAAGTCAAGGACGAGAGTTATCTCCGAATAGTTCCTGCGATTTTGGCAATGGGAATCGTTGTCAACAAAATCAAGTTGAAATCCCTAATTATCAGTATGCTGAACGGGTTAGACAACAGTTTTATTGTGGTGTAAGTTCTGATGGGATTCCGACAACTTTTGTTAAGAATTCACGGGGAACTTTTCCGGTTATCCGTTGGGTTTCTCGAATTTTTGATGATGCTGGTTATGTTCCTGAAACTCGCTGTCGCCAAGTGTCTTCAAAATTCCAACAATTTTATGAACGAGGGCTATTAAATTATGTGACTACAGGACGGGTGAATCAACAGCCTGTTATCTGTGTTTCTAATAGTCAAGAGGGGCCTTGCTTGGGTGTTTTATTTACGTTGAAACCGGAACAAAATGCCAATCGTACATTACAACAGTTATTTGATCTTCGAGCCAATGCAAGTGCTGGCCCCCTAGAGGAAAGTAAGGGTCGATTTTATTTGGATCTTAATCAATATATTGAGGATAAAGGTAGTGTTTCGGCATCGGATTCAGTTGGATTAGATGAACAGCCTTGA
- a CDS encoding cytochrome b/b6 domain-containing protein, with the protein MSKSQPYQPLFLRLSHALNAFLILGALVTGFLVYDSYDRRFGGLGLTQENRHLIDIHGTFGFFLLFVYIIFAIYSLIAGRKRLIQKNTWQSLTEINKPVWWYSLLRISNTVALIAAALSVISGKFQQENWLPNGEFNHLWYFVHLIAWVIILCSILLHVLMVFKVGGFPLVVSMFNTNYKPQDHPKLWLNNIRDWGQRFLNK; encoded by the coding sequence ATGTCTAAATCACAACCCTATCAACCTTTATTTTTAAGACTTTCTCACGCTTTAAATGCGTTTTTAATTTTAGGTGCTTTAGTCACTGGATTTCTAGTTTATGACAGTTATGATCGCCGTTTTGGTGGGTTAGGATTAACTCAAGAAAACCGCCACTTAATTGATATTCATGGAACCTTTGGATTTTTCCTTTTGTTTGTCTATATTATTTTTGCTATTTATAGTTTAATTGCGGGTAGAAAAAGACTAATTCAAAAAAATACATGGCAAAGTTTAACAGAAATTAATAAACCTGTTTGGTGGTATAGTCTTCTCCGTATTAGTAATACTGTAGCATTAATTGCAGCCGCATTATCGGTTATTTCAGGAAAGTTTCAGCAAGAAAATTGGCTCCCTAATGGAGAATTTAATCACCTGTGGTATTTTGTTCATTTAATCGCTTGGGTGATCATTCTATGTTCCATTTTACTTCATGTTTTAATGGTTTTTAAAGTTGGGGGTTTTCCTTTAGTTGTTTCTATGTTTAACACCAACTATAAACCTCAAGATCATCCTAAATTATGGTTGAATAATATTCGAGATTGGGGTCAACGTTTTTTGAATAAATAG
- a CDS encoding two-component system response regulator yields MNTVVKPRYKILVIDDNPINVDLLFEYLDYAGFEVWKALDGESGLEIIDQNTPDLILLDVMMPDWDGFEICTHLKANPAYSEIPVIFITALAEIQQKVKGLNLGAVDYITKPFDQSEILARINLHLKLYALNSQLKSEIQEKRQAEQALNQLNLELEKRVQERTSQLQSTLEELQQAQQKLLEREQQLHYKAYHDPLTGLPNRAWCISQLKTLIEQAKSDSNYHYAVLFLDLDRFNVINDSLGHLLGDKLLQKVAKRLESCLTSNLHIARLGGDEFVIIVEKITDEQEVMTIAQKILDVLSPVFQLNQYEVYTGGSIGITFSKFGYYHPEDILRDADVAMYSAKANGKGCYQLLTSELQQQAMSRLQLENDLRRAIQNQEFSLYYQPIIALSHSQKLGFEALIRWHHPQKGMIPPDQFIPVAEETGLIIELGWWVIKTALNQIEIWQEQFPGFSEIAINVNVAPQQLMLVSFSEQVQELFSHFKIKSHQIKFEITEGSLLKTGSHHIEALKRLKNLGIQFCIDDFGTGYSSLSRLHEFPIDTLKIDRSFVRQIGSNQGEIELIRTIITLAHGLGMDVVAEGIETKSQLNQLSLLGCEWGQGFLFSKPLNSIDATQYLVALLTSKWKQERVKALLM; encoded by the coding sequence ATGAATACTGTAGTCAAGCCCAGATACAAAATTTTAGTTATTGATGATAACCCTATCAATGTTGACTTATTATTTGAGTATCTTGATTATGCTGGATTTGAAGTTTGGAAAGCATTAGATGGAGAAAGTGGTCTGGAAATTATTGACCAAAACACGCCTGATTTAATCTTATTAGATGTGATGATGCCGGATTGGGATGGATTTGAGATTTGCACTCATTTAAAAGCCAATCCTGCCTATAGTGAAATCCCTGTTATTTTTATAACAGCATTAGCAGAAATCCAACAAAAAGTTAAAGGGTTAAACTTAGGGGCTGTAGATTATATTACCAAGCCTTTTGATCAAAGTGAAATCTTAGCCCGGATTAATCTGCACTTAAAGCTTTATGCTTTAAATTCTCAATTAAAGTCTGAAATTCAGGAAAAAAGACAAGCAGAACAAGCTTTAAATCAGCTAAATTTAGAATTAGAAAAACGAGTACAAGAACGTACCTCCCAACTACAAAGTACCTTAGAAGAATTACAGCAAGCGCAACAAAAACTATTAGAGCGAGAACAGCAATTACACTATAAAGCTTATCATGATCCACTGACAGGACTTCCCAATCGAGCTTGGTGTATTTCTCAACTTAAAACCTTAATTGAACAAGCTAAATCAGACTCTAATTATCATTATGCGGTCTTATTTTTAGATTTAGATCGCTTCAATGTTATTAATGATAGCTTAGGTCATTTATTAGGAGATAAACTGTTACAAAAGGTTGCTAAACGGTTAGAATCTTGCTTAACCTCTAATCTCCATATTGCTCGTTTAGGAGGAGACGAATTTGTTATTATTGTTGAAAAAATTACCGATGAGCAGGAAGTCATGACCATTGCTCAAAAAATTTTAGATGTGCTAAGTCCCGTTTTTCAATTAAATCAATATGAAGTCTATACGGGCGGGAGTATAGGAATTACATTTAGTAAATTTGGATATTATCACCCCGAAGATATCCTGCGAGATGCTGACGTAGCTATGTATTCTGCGAAAGCAAATGGCAAAGGTTGTTATCAACTTTTAACCAGTGAATTGCAACAACAAGCCATGAGTCGTTTACAGTTAGAAAATGATCTCAGGCGTGCGATTCAAAATCAGGAATTCTCTCTGTATTATCAACCCATTATTGCCCTTTCTCACTCCCAAAAATTAGGATTTGAAGCGTTAATTCGTTGGCATCACCCACAAAAAGGAATGATTCCCCCAGATCAATTTATTCCTGTGGCGGAAGAAACCGGATTAATTATTGAGTTAGGATGGTGGGTGATCAAAACTGCTTTAAACCAAATTGAAATTTGGCAGGAACAGTTTCCTGGTTTTTCAGAAATTGCGATTAATGTTAATGTTGCCCCTCAACAATTAATGCTGGTTTCTTTCTCTGAACAAGTTCAAGAGCTATTTTCGCATTTCAAAATTAAAAGTCATCAAATCAAATTTGAGATTACAGAAGGATCTTTACTAAAAACGGGTTCTCATCACATTGAAGCTTTAAAAAGGCTGAAAAACCTAGGGATTCAATTTTGTATTGATGATTTTGGGACAGGATATTCTTCCCTCAGTCGTCTCCATGAATTCCCCATTGATACCTTAAAAATTGATCGCTCTTTTGTTCGTCAAATTGGTTCAAATCAAGGAGAAATTGAGTTAATTAGAACCATTATTACCTTGGCTCATGGATTAGGAATGGATGTTGTCGCGGAAGGAATTGAAACAAAATCTCAATTGAATCAATTATCATTATTAGGATGTGAATGGGGACAAGGATTTTTATTTTCAAAACCCTTGAATTCTATCGATGCAACTCAATATCTGGTAGCCTTGTTAACCTCTAAATGGAAGCAAGAACGGGTTAAAGCTTTACTGATGTAA
- the gatA gene encoding Asp-tRNA(Asn)/Glu-tRNA(Gln) amidotransferase subunit GatA: MASIRKLHRQLIKKERSAVEITQEALDRIAQLEPKLKSFLCVTADRALEQARQVDAKIAAGEEIGLLAGIPIAIKDNMCTEGIRTTCGSKILENFIPPYESTVTQKLAAAGAVMVGKTNLDEFAMGSSTENSAYQVTANPWDLERVPGGSSGGSAAAVAAEEAVVSLGSDTGGSIRQPASFCGVLGLKPTYGLVSRYGLVAYASSLDQIGPFGRCVEDVAILLQAIAGHDPKDATSLNLPVPDYVSALKPTLRAKSGIKIGVIKETFGEGLDPIVEQTVTKAISVLQELGAEIQIVSCPRFRYGLPTYYVIAPSEASANLARYDGVKYGFRHPDAENLIEMYQKTRAQGFGAEVKRRIMVGTYVLSAGYYDAYYLKAQKVRTLIKEDFDRAFSQVEVLVCPTAPSTAFKAGEKTADPLSMYLSDLMTIPVNLAGLPGISVPCGFDDQGLPIGMQLIGKPLGESRLLEVANAYEKATDWHNYKPKGI, from the coding sequence ATGGCATCCATCCGTAAGTTGCACCGACAACTGATCAAGAAAGAACGCTCCGCCGTTGAGATCACCCAGGAGGCATTGGATCGGATTGCACAACTCGAACCCAAATTAAAGAGTTTTCTTTGTGTAACGGCAGATCGAGCCTTGGAACAGGCGCGTCAAGTGGATGCCAAAATTGCGGCGGGGGAAGAAATTGGTCTATTAGCAGGTATTCCCATCGCGATTAAGGACAATATGTGTACTGAGGGAATTCGGACAACCTGTGGTTCCAAAATTTTAGAGAATTTTATCCCTCCCTATGAATCCACCGTTACTCAAAAACTCGCTGCGGCTGGGGCTGTAATGGTGGGAAAAACCAACCTCGATGAGTTTGCGATGGGGAGTTCTACGGAAAACTCAGCTTATCAAGTGACCGCTAATCCTTGGGATCTCGAACGAGTTCCGGGGGGGTCTTCGGGAGGGTCAGCCGCAGCCGTTGCAGCCGAAGAAGCGGTGGTTTCCTTGGGCTCCGATACGGGGGGTTCCATTCGTCAACCGGCTTCCTTCTGTGGTGTCTTGGGACTTAAACCCACCTATGGATTAGTCTCTCGCTATGGGTTAGTTGCCTATGCCTCATCCTTGGATCAAATTGGGCCCTTTGGACGGTGTGTAGAAGATGTCGCTATTTTATTACAAGCGATCGCCGGTCATGACCCAAAAGATGCTACCAGTTTAAACCTTCCTGTTCCCGATTATGTTTCCGCCCTTAAACCGACCTTAAGAGCAAAAAGCGGGATTAAAATTGGGGTAATTAAAGAAACCTTTGGGGAAGGATTAGATCCGATTGTTGAACAAACCGTTACGAAAGCAATTAGTGTTTTACAGGAATTAGGAGCAGAAATTCAGATTGTTTCTTGTCCTCGATTCCGTTATGGTTTACCGACTTATTATGTAATTGCTCCTTCGGAAGCCTCTGCAAATTTAGCCCGTTATGATGGGGTGAAATATGGGTTCCGTCATCCTGATGCAGAGAATTTAATTGAAATGTATCAGAAAACCCGGGCGCAAGGATTTGGGGCGGAAGTTAAACGCCGAATTATGGTAGGAACCTATGTGTTATCGGCGGGATATTATGACGCTTATTATTTGAAAGCACAAAAGGTGAGAACCTTAATTAAGGAAGACTTTGATCGAGCGTTTAGTCAGGTGGAAGTGTTAGTTTGTCCGACTGCACCTTCAACGGCTTTTAAAGCAGGTGAAAAAACGGCTGACCCGTTAAGTATGTATTTATCGGATTTAATGACAATTCCTGTGAATTTAGCGGGTTTACCCGGAATTAGTGTTCCCTGTGGTTTTGATGATCAAGGATTACCCATTGGGATGCAATTAATTGGGAAACCGTTAGGGGAATCTCGATTATTAGAAGTTGCTAATGCCTATGAAAAAGCAACAGATTGGCATAATTATAAACCCAAGGGAATTTAA
- a CDS encoding type IV pilus twitching motility protein PilT produces the protein MPGLMIEDILESLVEQGGSDIHIQAGAPIFFRISGKLTPQPQFGETQSAEEVQVLIYQMLNNMQRKQLEQEWELDCAYGVRGLARFRVNVYRERGCWAACLRALASKIPNADKLGVPQVIRDMTERPRGMVLVTGQTGSGKTTTMAALLDLINRTRSEHILTVEDPIEYVFPNIKSLFHQRQKGEDTKSFANALKAALREDPDIILVGEMRDLETIGLAISAAETGHLVFGTLHTNSAAATVDRMLDVFPPVQQPQIRAQLSGSLVGVCSQNLVPAIGGGRRAAIEIMANTPAMANLIREGKTSQIYSQIQMGAKLGMQTMEMALAKLYNEGQVTWEAAMSKSSKPDELERLIGPAPSAAKGQKAKA, from the coding sequence ATGCCGGGATTAATGATTGAAGACATTTTAGAGTCTTTAGTCGAGCAAGGTGGCTCTGATATTCATATTCAAGCCGGTGCCCCTATCTTCTTTCGGATTAGCGGGAAACTCACCCCTCAGCCCCAATTTGGAGAAACCCAATCCGCCGAAGAGGTGCAAGTTCTGATTTACCAAATGCTGAATAATATGCAGCGTAAGCAGTTAGAGCAGGAGTGGGAATTAGATTGTGCTTACGGGGTACGAGGATTAGCTCGGTTCCGGGTCAATGTCTATCGAGAACGGGGATGTTGGGCGGCTTGTTTGCGGGCATTAGCCTCTAAGATTCCCAATGCTGATAAATTAGGGGTTCCCCAAGTGATTCGGGATATGACGGAACGCCCACGGGGAATGGTATTAGTCACAGGTCAAACGGGTTCGGGTAAAACCACAACCATGGCAGCTTTGTTAGACTTAATTAACCGGACTCGCTCTGAACATATTCTAACGGTGGAAGACCCGATTGAATATGTGTTTCCCAATATTAAAAGTTTGTTCCACCAACGGCAAAAGGGAGAAGACACAAAAAGCTTTGCAAATGCTCTAAAAGCAGCATTGCGGGAAGACCCAGATATTATTCTGGTGGGAGAAATGCGAGACTTAGAAACCATTGGTCTAGCGATTTCTGCGGCAGAAACGGGTCACTTAGTCTTTGGAACCCTGCACACGAACTCGGCGGCTGCAACCGTAGACCGGATGTTAGACGTATTCCCCCCCGTTCAACAACCCCAAATCCGAGCACAGTTATCCGGTTCACTGGTGGGGGTTTGTAGTCAAAACTTGGTTCCTGCCATTGGAGGAGGTCGTCGGGCGGCGATCGAAATTATGGCCAATACTCCTGCTATGGCTAACCTGATTCGGGAAGGAAAAACTTCTCAAATTTATTCCCAAATTCAAATGGGGGCTAAATTAGGAATGCAAACGATGGAAATGGCTTTAGCGAAACTCTATAACGAAGGTCAAGTCACTTGGGAAGCCGCCATGAGTAAATCGTCTAAACCCGATGAATTAGAACGTTTAATTGGCCCTGCTCCCTCCGCCGCTAAGGGACAAAAAGCCAAAGCTTAA
- the hisA gene encoding 1-(5-phosphoribosyl)-5-[(5-phosphoribosylamino)methylideneamino]imidazole-4-carboxamide isomerase has translation MNIIPAIDLLDGRCVRLYQGDYNQAQTFNDDPIAVAQDWVEQGATRLHLVDLDGAKTGKPTNYQVIEAIANTINIPVQVGGGLRTRDNVATLFNLGVERAILGTIAVEKPQLVADLCAQFPGHIAVGIDARNGKVATKGWLETSEILATDLAEQMAQLGVVTIIYTDIHRDGTLIGPNLEALREIANVVSIPVIASGGVSSITDLLSLLSLEPLGVTDVIVGRALYTGDINLKEAIQAVGQGRWQDVPSDFGDSTFA, from the coding sequence ATGAATATTATCCCTGCTATTGATTTATTAGACGGACGCTGTGTGCGATTATATCAAGGCGACTATAACCAAGCTCAAACCTTTAATGATGACCCCATTGCGGTTGCTCAAGATTGGGTTGAACAAGGAGCAACAAGGTTGCATTTAGTAGATTTAGATGGAGCAAAAACCGGAAAACCCACAAATTATCAGGTGATTGAAGCGATCGCAAATACGATTAATATTCCGGTACAAGTTGGCGGAGGATTACGCACTCGTGACAACGTAGCTACCCTATTCAATTTAGGGGTAGAACGGGCAATTTTAGGAACGATTGCAGTAGAAAAACCTCAATTAGTTGCGGATTTATGTGCACAATTTCCGGGTCATATTGCGGTGGGAATTGATGCTAGAAATGGCAAAGTTGCGACGAAAGGATGGTTAGAAACCTCGGAAATTTTAGCGACGGATTTAGCGGAACAAATGGCACAGTTAGGGGTTGTCACAATTATTTATACCGATATTCATCGGGATGGAACTCTCATTGGGCCCAATCTTGAGGCTTTACGAGAAATTGCCAATGTCGTTTCGATTCCAGTCATTGCCTCTGGAGGAGTGAGTTCAATTACAGATTTATTAAGTTTATTATCCTTGGAACCTTTAGGGGTCACTGATGTAATTGTCGGACGGGCACTCTATACCGGGGATATTAATTTAAAAGAAGCAATTCAAGCCGTCGGTCAAGGACGATGGCAAGATGTTCCCTCAGATTTTGGAGACTCTACCTTTGCTTAA
- a CDS encoding NAD(P)/FAD-dependent oxidoreductase: MNTYDWIVVGSGITGSALSYELVKKGFQVLLLDPNPILDGATRYSYGGLAYWSGTTELTRILCEEGHQRHQILSDELGVNTQLRELDLILVVNPDDDPELIAQKYRYFATSPQFISIEEACELEPLLNPQGMSGAFTVRHGQVSPEHLNTAYIKRFKSLGGTQIFDQVLQIYPIQNQAVQVTTHLEQYEAENIAICAGGLSRQLLKNAGISIPIYFTHTEILETPPVDLKLRTIVMSASMERFQLEAKSTQPELQPLWEKPGHELAPFIVDKSAAQLLDGRIRMGQPSHTFSDVNAQVNLLESETLIRQEITKILPTLANLPATCYHCLVAFSSDSLPLIGAVGNFDNIHIFSGFSNPLVLIPPLAQRFANFITGQPDPIITQLSPLRLMKLIG; this comes from the coding sequence ATGAACACTTACGATTGGATTGTAGTTGGGTCTGGAATTACCGGTTCTGCACTCAGTTATGAATTAGTTAAAAAAGGATTTCAGGTACTTTTATTAGATCCAAATCCGATATTAGATGGTGCAACTCGTTATAGTTATGGCGGTTTAGCGTATTGGTCAGGAACAACGGAACTGACCCGAATTTTATGTGAAGAAGGTCACCAACGTCATCAGATTTTATCCGATGAGTTAGGAGTGAATACGCAGTTAAGAGAACTCGATTTAATTTTAGTCGTAAATCCTGATGATGATCCAGAATTGATAGCCCAAAAATATCGCTATTTTGCTACATCTCCTCAATTCATCTCTATTGAAGAAGCCTGTGAATTAGAACCCTTACTAAATCCTCAAGGGATGAGTGGAGCATTTACGGTTCGTCATGGTCAAGTTTCTCCTGAACATCTGAATACAGCTTATATTAAAAGGTTTAAAAGTTTAGGAGGAACTCAAATTTTTGATCAAGTTTTGCAGATTTATCCGATTCAAAATCAAGCGGTTCAAGTCACGACTCATTTAGAACAATATGAAGCTGAAAATATCGCCATTTGTGCGGGAGGGTTAAGTCGCCAGTTATTAAAAAATGCCGGAATTTCAATTCCTATTTATTTTACCCATACTGAAATTTTAGAAACCCCCCCCGTCGATTTAAAATTACGAACGATTGTCATGTCAGCGTCAATGGAACGTTTTCAACTTGAAGCGAAATCGACGCAACCGGAATTACAACCTTTATGGGAAAAACCGGGTCATGAGTTAGCACCATTCATTGTTGATAAAAGTGCCGCTCAGTTACTAGACGGTCGAATTAGAATGGGTCAACCTTCCCATACTTTTAGCGATGTTAATGCTCAAGTGAACCTCCTCGAAAGCGAAACCTTGATTCGTCAGGAAATCACTAAAATTTTACCAACCTTAGCAAATTTACCCGCAACTTGCTATCATTGTTTAGTAGCCTTTAGTTCCGATAGTTTACCCTTGATTGGTGCTGTTGGTAACTTTGATAACATCCATATTTTTTCAGGGTTTAGCAATCCTTTGGTTTTGATTCCCCCCTTAGCTCAACGGTTTGCAAATTTTATCACAGGACAACCCGATCCAATCATCACTCAATTATCCCCTTTACGTTTAATGAAATTGATCGGGTAA